In Desulfitibacter sp. BRH_c19, a single window of DNA contains:
- a CDS encoding ABC transporter permease: MDILLKSEFWFAVIRSTTPVLFATLAANLASKSGVINIAIEGTMLIAALVGVIASAFTNSLLLGLFFGLLSGVLVTLALSYFSLKLKSNIIITAIAINLAATGGTVFALYTITGDKSVSAVLKSAVFPTVNIPIIRDIPFIGSTLSGHNLLTYVALISVAVIYILLYKTPLGTRIRAVGESEAAAESVGININKTKTIALVLSGMLSALGGMFLSMGYLSMFTAGMTSGRGFVALATDAMSGSNPIGGLLSSLIYGFSDSLANYLQNTAVPLQFIQAFPYVFIVIMFTVFSYVNKRKNKVEDNI, from the coding sequence GTGGATATCTTATTAAAAAGTGAATTTTGGTTTGCGGTAATAAGAAGTACAACACCTGTTTTATTTGCAACATTAGCAGCTAATCTTGCCTCAAAATCAGGGGTAATTAACATAGCTATTGAAGGTACAATGTTAATAGCGGCTCTGGTAGGAGTTATAGCTAGTGCGTTTACGAATAGTTTACTTTTAGGGTTGTTTTTTGGATTATTGTCAGGCGTGTTGGTTACGCTGGCGCTAAGCTATTTTTCATTAAAATTGAAATCCAACATAATAATTACGGCAATAGCAATAAATCTGGCGGCCACAGGAGGAACAGTTTTTGCCCTCTATACTATTACAGGGGATAAATCGGTTAGTGCGGTTTTGAAAAGTGCAGTTTTCCCTACTGTTAATATTCCTATAATCCGCGATATACCCTTTATCGGCAGTACACTTTCAGGGCATAACCTCTTGACATATGTAGCACTAATATCGGTTGCAGTAATTTACATATTGTTATACAAGACACCATTAGGAACTAGGATACGGGCGGTTGGAGAATCAGAAGCTGCTGCTGAATCAGTCGGTATAAATATAAACAAGACAAAAACAATTGCCTTGGTATTAAGTGGCATGCTCTCAGCATTAGGCGGTATGTTCCTGTCAATGGGTTATTTATCTATGTTCACAGCAGGCATGACCTCGGGCAGAGGATTTGTAGCATTAGCTACTGATGCAATGTCTGGCAGTAACCCTATAGGTGGTTTGCTTAGTTCGTTGATATATGGATTTAGTGACTCTCTGGCAAATTACCTGCAAAATACAGCAGTACCATTACAGTTTATTCAGGCATTTCCATATGTATTTATAGTAATCATGTTCACGGTATTTAGTTATGTAAACAAACGGAAAAATAAAGTTGAAGATAATATATAG
- a CDS encoding 2-deoxyribose-5-phosphate aldolase (catalyzes the formation of D-glyceraldehyde 3-phosphate and acetaldehyde from 2-deoxy-D-ribose-5-phosphate): MDKTKIIKSIDHTCLKPTATWEEIKTVCDEAADLGVASVCLPPSFVKQASDYLGNKVPVCTVIGFPCGYHTKAVKVYETKDAVLNGAQEIDMVINIGHLKDKKYDLIYQEISEIKEAIGNKVLKVIVETCFLDDEEKKVVCGIVTKAGADFIKTSTGFGTHGATMKDVLLFKEHIGKNVKIKAAGGIKTLEDAFTYVDAGVVRLGTSSIIKLINKEEVAGY; this comes from the coding sequence ATGGATAAAACTAAGATTATAAAATCAATTGACCATACATGTTTAAAACCTACAGCCACATGGGAGGAAATTAAAACTGTCTGTGACGAGGCAGCGGACTTGGGGGTGGCTTCGGTATGTCTACCACCTTCATTCGTAAAACAAGCTAGTGACTACCTTGGCAATAAGGTGCCGGTTTGTACGGTTATAGGATTTCCATGCGGTTATCATACAAAAGCAGTAAAAGTATATGAAACTAAAGATGCTGTATTGAATGGTGCCCAAGAGATAGACATGGTAATTAATATTGGGCATTTAAAGGATAAGAAGTACGACCTTATATACCAGGAGATCAGCGAGATAAAAGAAGCTATAGGAAACAAGGTGTTAAAAGTAATCGTAGAAACATGCTTCCTTGATGATGAAGAGAAAAAAGTGGTGTGCGGTATAGTAACAAAAGCAGGAGCTGATTTTATTAAAACTTCCACAGGCTTTGGTACTCACGGTGCAACAATGAAAGATGTCCTTCTTTTCAAGGAACATATAGGAAAGAATGTAAAAATAAAAGCAGCCGGAGGAATCAAAACATTGGAAGACGCTTTTACTTATGTTGACGCAGGAGTGGTAAGACTGGGCACAAGTTCCATAATAAAGCTTATTAACAAGGAAGAAGTGGCAGGATATTAA
- a CDS encoding ribokinase: protein MKKKIVIMGSFVIDLMGRAPHLPEPGETVKGSTFRIGPGGKGSNQAIAAKRAGAEIDIITKVGKDAFGETAINNFKQEGFNTDYIFVDNSNQTGAALILVDNTTGENAILVTLGACSNITNEDLGKTKQMIKEADIFVTQLETNVNAIEQCVKWAHESGVQIVLNPAPIQEISNTILEMIDILTPNEVEASILTGVDINSVEDAKRAAVILQNKGVKNVVITMGSKGALVREGDMEEIIESYKVDVMDTTGAGDAFNGGLVTALSEEKSIIQAAKFANALAALSVTRIGTAPAMPYRDEIDKFIETNI from the coding sequence ATGAAAAAAAAGATAGTTATTATGGGAAGTTTTGTAATAGATCTTATGGGAAGAGCACCACATCTGCCAGAGCCTGGGGAGACTGTAAAAGGTAGTACATTTAGAATAGGTCCGGGAGGGAAAGGTTCAAACCAGGCAATTGCTGCCAAAAGGGCGGGTGCAGAAATAGATATCATAACAAAGGTCGGGAAAGATGCTTTTGGAGAAACTGCAATAAACAACTTCAAGCAGGAAGGGTTTAATACAGACTATATATTTGTGGACAACTCCAATCAGACAGGAGCAGCGTTAATACTGGTCGATAATACAACTGGTGAGAATGCGATACTGGTCACGCTGGGTGCATGCAGTAATATTACCAATGAAGATCTTGGTAAGACTAAACAAATGATAAAAGAAGCAGATATATTTGTTACTCAACTGGAAACTAATGTAAATGCTATAGAACAATGTGTAAAATGGGCACATGAAAGTGGCGTACAGATTGTCCTAAATCCTGCCCCGATTCAAGAGATTAGTAACACTATTCTTGAAATGATTGATATATTAACTCCAAACGAAGTAGAAGCATCCATATTGACGGGAGTAGATATAAACTCTGTTGAAGATGCTAAAAGAGCAGCAGTAATTCTTCAAAACAAGGGAGTAAAAAATGTGGTAATAACTATGGGGTCCAAAGGTGCCTTGGTAAGGGAAGGCGACATGGAGGAAATAATAGAATCTTACAAAGTGGATGTAATGGATACTACCGGTGCTGGAGATGCTTTTAATGGAGGGCTAGTAACAGCTCTGTCAGAAGAAAAATCAATCATTCAGGCTGCAAAATTTGCAAATGCACTAGCAGCACTTTCTGTAACTAGGATTGGTACGGCACCGGCAATGCCATATCGTGATGAGATAGATAAATTTATTGAGACAAATATATAA